A section of the Pochonia chlamydosporia 170 chromosome 2, whole genome shotgun sequence genome encodes:
- a CDS encoding glycoside hydrolase family 47 protein (similar to Thielavia terrestris NRRL 8126 XP_003648547.1): protein MFVTSGLRRDLTVAVLILFAFWQLRYVVYPEPPTHMGRLKHWMNDAARPRRRYKNVKSSFDWSKVEFAHRLRGQVPLPGRSRTPRPTVQHQFGPEKLEDAEIRVGRMMEVRELFQANWESYRKFAWKKDALLPISGGSKDQFSGWAATLVDSLDTLWIMGLRDEFEEALEAVAEIDFGNSTSPSVNIFETNIRYLGGLMAAYDLSQRNVLLKKAVELGDLIYAGFNTPNGMPVDFIDFAAAKTGKGLVVEDRVVAASPGTLSLEMTRLSQITGDPKYYSAMSKVMELFYEGQNRTQLPGAWPMWVSMKDQDVVSGTAFTLGGCEDSLFEYLPKMHQLLKGSEEKYEIMSRTFLDAADRYFIFRPMVPSGEDILMPGNINVVNGKPYLDPETEHLACFVGGMFGLAGKLLNRTDYLENGIKLTNGCVYAYRSFPTGMMPERIDMVYCDDRTHCPWQEVLWEHERKKRPEWKPHLPLGFTTAKDPRYILRPEAIESVFYMYRITGKKEFQDKAWDMFTAIRNGTRTEHANAAVLDVTVGQYPLPKEDYMESFWLAETLKYFYLVFSTPDVISLDEYVLNTEAHPFRIPV from the exons ATGTTTGTCACGTCGGGGCTGCGGCGAGATCTCACCGTCGCGGTTCTCATCCTCTTCGCGTTCTGGCAATTGCGATATGTCGTGTACCCCGAGCCCCCGACACACATGGGCAGACTGAAGCACTGGATGAATGACGCCGCTCGACCAAGGCGGCGGTACAAAAATGTCAAAAGCAGCTTCGATTGGAGCAAGGTCGAGTTTGCACACCGGTTAAGGGGCCAGGTACCTCTGCCGGGGCGTTCACGCACGCCGCGTCCCACTGTGCAGCACCAATTCGGACCcgagaagctggaagatgctgagATCCGAGTTGGTCGAATGATGGAAGTGCGCGAGTTGTTTCAGGCCAATTGGGAGAGTTATCGCAAGTTTGCGTGGAAGAAGGACGCCCTGCTGCCAATTAGTGGGGGATCGAAAGACCAGTTCTCAGGATGGGCTGCAACGCTGGTAGATTCGTTGGATACGCTGTGGATTATGGGCTTGCGGGACGAGTTTGAAGAAGCTttggaagctgttgctgaaattgactttggcaactCTACCAGCCCGAGTGTCAACATATTCGAAACCAACATCCGCTACCTGGGTGGGCTAATGGCCGCATATGATCTCAGTCAAAGAAACGTACTGCTAAAAAAGGCCGTTGAGCTGGGAGACTTGATCTACGCAGGATTCAACACCCCGAACGGCATGCCAGTCGACTTTATCGACTTTGCAGCCGCCAAGACAGGCAAAGGTCTAGTGGTCGAAGATCGAGTAGTAGCTGCTTCTCCCGGAACCTTATCCCTGGAAATGACACGCCTGTCCCAAATCACAGGCGACCCGAAATACTACAgcgccatgtccaaagtAATGGAACTATTCTACGAAGGCCAAAACAGGACTCAGTTACCTGGTGCCTGGCCAATGTGGGTGTCAATGAAGGACCAAGACGTCGTATCCGGCACAGCATTCACACTCGGCGGATGCGAAGACTCCCTCTTTGAATACCTCCCCAAAATGCACCAACTGCTAAAAGGCAGCGAGGAAAAGTACGAAATCATGTCCAGGACGTTTCTCGACGCCGCAGACAGATACTTCATCTTCCGGCCCATGGTGCCCAGCGGAGAAGACATCCTCATGCCGGGTAACATCAACGTGGTCAACGGGAAACCCTATCTCGACCCAGAAACAGAGCACCTGGCCTGCTTCGTAGGCGGCATGTTCGGGCTGGCAGGTAAACTCTTAAATCGCACAGACTACCTCGAGAACGGAATCAAACTCACAAACGGATGTGTCTACGCATACCGCTCTTTTCCAACAGGCATGATGCCCGAACGCATCGACATGGTGTACTGCGATGATCGGACCCATTGTCCGTGGCAGGAAGTGCTCTGGGAACATGAGCGCAAGAAAAGACCAGAGTGGAAGCCACATCTGCCGTTGGGTTTCACAACTGCCAAGGACCCGCGGTATATTCTTCGACCAGAGGCTATTGAGAGTGTATTTTACATGTACAGAATTACAGGGAAGAAGGAGTTTCAGGATAAAGCATGGGACATGTTTACTGCTATTCGTAATGGGACGAGGACGGAGCACGCAAATGCAGCGGTGTTGGATGTCACGGTTGGGCAGTATCCGCTGCCCAAGGAGGACTACATGGAG AGCTTTTGGTTGGCAGAGACGTTGAAGTATTTCTATCTGGTGTTTTCCACACCCGACGTCATTAGTTTGGACGAGTATGTGCTCAATACAGAGGCACATCCGTTTCGAATACCAGTGTAA